A window from Malania oleifera isolate guangnan ecotype guangnan chromosome 7, ASM2987363v1, whole genome shotgun sequence encodes these proteins:
- the LOC131159434 gene encoding succinate dehydrogenase assembly factor 2, mitochondrial, with protein sequence MAANWRRALAAFHRSMAIVTNRSSTPASLILPLSLCRHHQFSFVSGFSSSNDNITRPLGLDFSNEESKRRMLNMLLYRSKQRGFLELDLVLGKWVEEHIFSMDENGIKALVDVLDLENPDLWKWLTGQEQPPEAVNINPVFSAIHDKVMTNLNSHAAPETRAVAGQPWVRGWDDIKRGRDSPVSGNQ encoded by the exons ATGGCGGCTAATTGGAGAAGGGCCTTGGCTGCCTTCCACCGAAGCATGGCCATCGTAACAAACCGGAGTTCCACCCCCGCCTCTCTCATTCTTCCACTCTCTCTTTGCAG GCATCATCAATTTAGTTTCGTTTCTGGTTTTTCTTCTTCAAATGACAATATTACCCGCCCACTCGGTCTCGATTTCTCCAACGAAGAGAGCAAGAGGCGCATGTTGAACAT GCTGCTATATAGGAGCAAACAACGTGGGTTCCTTGAATTGGATTTGGTTCTGGGGAAATGGGTGGAAGAGCATATCTTCTCCATGGATGAAAATGGAATCAAGGCACTTGTTGATGTTCTTGACCTG GAGAACCCTGATCTTTGGAAGTGGTTAACTGGCCAGGAGCAACCCCCAGAGGCGGTGAATATTAATCCT GTGTTCTCAGCTATTCATGACAAGGTCATGACCAACCTGAACAGCCATGCGGCTCCTGAGACAAGGGCAGTTGCTGGGCAGCCATGGGTAAGAGGGTGGGATGACATCAAGAGAGGCAGAGACAGCCCTGTTTCTGGGAATCAGTAA
- the LOC131159435 gene encoding uncharacterized protein LOC131159435, whose amino-acid sequence MGRKERANERREQRRQEISLVRTIPYSDHQRWWSSETIAVVTGANRGIGFEIARQLAMHGLTVVLTSRDSCVGEEASRVLQEGGLSVAFHQLDVLDSSSIKQFSDWICQSYGGIDILVNNAGVNFNIGSENSVDSAQNVVATNYYGTKSMIQAVIPLMKPSASGARIVNVSSRLGRLNGRRNKIGDATLRRQLDDVESLSEELIDQTVSAFLEQVKEGNWTSGVWPQIFTDYSVSKLAVNAYTRLMAKLFSNRPDGSKIYINCYCPGWVKTAMTGWAGNTSAEEGADTGVWLALLPDQAVTGQFFAERRKISF is encoded by the exons ATGGGAAGAAAAGAGAGGGCCAACGAACGCAGAGAACAGAGACGCCAGGAGATATCCCTCGTCCGGACCATTCCTTATTCCGACCATCAGAG GTGGTGGAGCTCTGAAACTATCGCTGTCGTGACTGGTGCTAACAGAGGAATTGGATTTGAGATTGCGAGACAGCTTGCCATGCATGGGTTGACTGTCGTTCTAACATCAAGGGACAGTTGTGTTGGTGAAGAAGCATCGAGGGTCTTACAAGAAGGGGGTCTAAGTGTGGCCTTCCATCAATTGGATGTTTTAGATTCTTCGTCAATAAAACAGTTCTCTGACTGGATATGTCAAAGCTACGGTGGTATAGATATTTTG GTAAATAATGCTGGGGTTAATTTCAATATTGGGTCAGAGAATTCTGTTGACTCTGCCCAGAATGTTGTTGCCACAAACTATTATGGCACCAAAAGCATGATTCAAGCAGTGATCCCTTTAATGAAACCTTCTGCTTCTGGCGCTCGTATTGTTAATGTCAGCTCACGATTAGGCAGACTAAATGGCAGAAGAAAT AAAATTGGAGATGCGACTTTAAGAAGACAACTAGATGATGTGGAATCACTCTCAGAGGAACTGATTGATCAGACTGTGTCTGCTTTTCTTGAACAAGTAAAAGAAGGCAATTGGACATCAGGTGTATGGCCTCAAATATTTACTGATTACTCGGTATCAAAACTTGCAGTCAATGCTTACACCAGGCTAATGGCAAAGTTATTTTCCAACAGACCAGATGGTTCAAAGATTTATATCAACTGCTACTGCCCAGGCTGGGTGAAGACAGCCATGACCGGATGGGCAGGGAATACTTCAGCTGAGGAAGGAGCTGACACGGGAGTTTGGCTTGCACTGCTTCCAGACCAGGCAGTCACAGGGCAATTTTTTGCCGAGAGGCGCAAAATAAGCTTTTAG
- the LOC131159436 gene encoding uncharacterized protein LOC131159436, which produces MLPCFGNSLLFLAILSLALSTQDSQALMSNENGINSAVFLSPMFVMGPGSVVNKYYHNIDFPKGHIALKSFDAEVVDEAGEPVPLHETYLHHWVVARYYQRKDAGVPAFDPQEIDQSDSIFARNSGICQRNVLGQYFGLGSETRKTATFVPDPYGIEIGNPMEIPIGYEEKWMLNVHAIDTRGVEDRLGCTECRCDLYNITKDEYGRPLKPDYKGGLHCCYDQTQCRVKKEFDSASRNLYMKYIVKWVDWDNLVVPVKIYIFDVTDTWKKFNDPTGLDERHNCLIEYEVELCSAASMADYGCIDTKRSSLTMQTGGYVIYGVAHQHSGGIGSALYGEDGRVICSSIPTYGKGKEAGNEDGYIVGMSTCYPRPDSIKISDGETLVLESNYSRIQNHTGVMGLFYILVADHSPEHIPFLEAVAQGRGGMKFPISVWVVAFLGVAVAVAVGVGYLRRHETEDGYQSIVL; this is translated from the exons ATGTTGCCATGTTTTGGAAATTCATTGCTTTTCTTAGCAATACTTTCACTGGCATTGAGTACACAAGATTCGCAAGCTCTTATGAGCAATGAAAATGGGATAAATTCTGCTGTCTTTCTGTCACCTATGTTTGTCATGGGACCAGGGTCGGTGGTGAATAAATACTATCACAATATTGATTTTCCAAAAGGTCATATTGCTCTCAAGAGTTTCGATGCAGAAGTAGTTGATGAGGCAGGAGAGCCTGTCCCCCTTCATGAAACCTATCTCCACCATTGGGTTGTTGCAAGATATTATCAACGTAAAGATGCAGGAGTTCCAGCATTTGATCCACAGGAGATAGACCAATCAGATTCTATTTTTGCGAGGAACAGTGGAATATGCCAAAGAAATGTTCTTGGGCAGTATTTTGGGCTTGGATCAGAAACACGAAAAACAGCTACGTTTGTACCGGATCCCTATGGTATTGAAATTGGTAATCCGATGGAAATTCCCATTGGCTATGAAGAAAAGTGGATGCTCAATGTTCATGCAATAGATACACGTGGTGTGGAAGACAGGTTGGGATGTACTGAATGCAGGTGTGATCTTTATAATATTACAAAGGATGAATATGGTCGGCCTTTGAAGCCAGATTATAAAGGAGGCTTGCATTGTTGCTATGATCAGACACAATGCCGCGTTAAGAAAGAGTTTGACAGTGCTAGCAGAAACCTCTACATGAAATATATCGTGAAATGGGTTGATTGGGATAATTTAGTTGTGCCagttaaaatttacatttttgaTGTCACTGATACTTGGAAGAAGTTCAATGATCCGACGGGTCTCGACGAAAGACATAATTGCCTG ATAGAATATGAAGTTGAGCTTTGCAGCGCCGCTAGTATGGCTGATTATGGGTGCATTGACACCAAAAGGAGTAGTCTGACTATGCAAACTGGTGGTTATGTCATCTATGGTGTTGCTCACCAGCATTCAGGGGGAATTGGTTCAGCGCTTTATGGAGAG GATGGACGTGTAATTTGCTCTTCGATACCAACTTATGGAAAAGGGAAGGAAGCAGGAAATGAGGATGGTTATATAGTAGGAATGTCCACATGCTATCCTAGACCAGACTCAATCAAGATATCTGATGGCGAGACTTTGGTTTTGGAATCTAATTATAGCCGCATACAAAATCACACTGGAGTTATGGGCCTCTTCTACATTTTGGTTGCAGACCATTCGCCAGAGCACATTCCCTTTTTAGAGGCTGTAGCTCAG GGGCGTGGAGGGATGAAATTCCCCATTTCTGTTTGGGTAGTAGCTTTTCTGGGAGTTGCAGTAGCAGTTGCTGTTGGTGTTGGTTACCTGCGTCGGCACGAAACAGAAGATGGTTACCAATCTATTGTCCTGTGA